The genomic stretch ATACAAAGTGATAACAGCCTTGTCAGCATGCacaagaggggggggggggcaattaGGACCGAGGACGTGCATTTGCCAGCATGTTGGAAACAAAGTCCCGCGGGCTTTCTGCTTTCTTAACGAGGCAACGGGGAATCATTTGGTTTGTTCCTAAAAACATAGGCGCCTTGACACGAGAAGAGAAATGTGGGTTGaaacaaatgacaataaatctcagaatatatatcttttttttaataataaccaTCTAAACAactcatataaaataaaagatacaaaaatatataggCAGCTCAAAGTAGAACTACACGTCAAACCTTAAATATAGAACAGCATATTAAGAGATCTACTTAATAAAAGCAAAGGTTTAACTGTATGTGTAGTAAGTGCACAAGCTTATAAagaatgtatgaatgtatttcTAAAGAAACTACAGTAGCTGGCTTGtattattcaaacaaaacacacaattttctaaaatgcaaatcatttttcacATATGAACCAAAGTGGATATGCCTGAGGTTTGTCTTTAATGCATAGGATGTTTAAAGAAGTGTTTCTTaacctttttggcttgtgaACCCTTAAAACAAATCCGTATCTACTTGTAAACCCCTCGTTAAAGCATGACTTGTGAGCAACACAACCAAAGTTAGATTTTTCCTTCTCACATTGTTTCATTCAACGGATTTTTAGAGTGCTTAAGAAGTCAAATATATTCAGTctttgacaggaaaaaaaaaagcaaataaataatgttaaatctgaataaataaaccaaCGTTGTGtaacagaaatgtaatttactcTTTCATATCCCTTAAATCAACTGCTGTCTCTTCTCCCCCATGTTCTGAGCTAAAGTCAacgttgaaatattttttttgtttggttttgttcaAATCTCTATCGTGGCTGCAGAAACCCTCGTGAAAAGGAAGTGTCGACGTGTTCCTCGTCGTTGTTTGCTAACCCTTAAAGTTCTGGAAGATTTCTGCAGCGTCCAGCCAGGACCTGAAGCACGCCAGGCCTCGGTCTCTGATCTGTTTCCTGCCCTTCTCCGTGATCACGTCGCCGTTCTCCTTCACGATCACCAGTTTGGGCACCGCTGTGATCTTGTAGCGCTGCTTCAGCTcgctgagagagaagagagagacgaaGAAAGGCTTTTATTACAACCAAACACCTGGAACAACTGCTGCTCTGCTTCTTCTCCTTTGTGGATAAAACATGATATGCTTTACAGCGATGGAACGTAATAAAGCATCTCAGGTACGGTTACTTAtattacttattacttataCTTAACCTTAATATTTCCATTGTATGCTTTGACTGTTATAGCCACACGATTCTTTAAAGAttcatgttttacaaacaaaaacacaaaatcaactcaaaaaaaaaatctatctccTCTCCAATTATCTTTTTGTTCATAAAATGTCAGCTAATAGTGAAAAATGCCGATCATTATTTCCATATTGACAAAAGCCAAGCAGCGAATTCTCACATTTCcaaagttggaaaaaaacaaaactataaattGAACATCAAAATAGTAAGATATGATTTGTTGATCAACTCATTGTTGCAGGTCTAGTACTCTGCTTtcatatttccattttgtgcACGTTGACAGCTACAGCTAAATACAGATTCATATTTATGTGATAGTTTAAACATATCGATTGCTGTCAGCTCTAtacagtattatttttttagtttcctttttccttggatttttaattacatacatgtttttcaatgtgatgtaatgtttaCTTGTGTGGACCCCAAGACGATTAGTTGCTATCTTTTTAGGAGCTAATGTtgattcaaatacatttatagataaatataaaaaggagTTTGCCCCTGAGCAACTTTAATATTGAAATACTGAAAACgccataaaataaaactgaaataattagTGGATTGATCGATTAACAAAATGGAATTTaccatttcacacatttttggtTCCAGCATCTCAAATCTAATCTTTTGAGGGTTTTACATGATTGCAAGCTGAATATTTTGGGGACTTTAGCTTTTGGTCGGACAAAAAGGGACGTCTGACGACATCACCTTGGGCTCCTGGAATTTTTGCactatttcctgacattttctaATCTGTTAGATTTATGAAAAAGGTAAGCAGTAGATTAAGGATTATAACTATCAGTTGCAGCCCTAGCATTGTTATTGGTTTAACTACGAAtcagtatatttaaaataaaacatcttaagCTACCTCCATCTAGACCAGCTTCACACATTTATCCAGCTTCATACATTTATGCATCAGTAGCCTAATTTCAATCCAAAAgtaaataatacatcataacaTATCACTGACAGGCCTATAGGGGCttcataatgagtacttttgttacttttagcTAGCAATACATCTCTACCTAAGTATcactttgaatgcaggactttcatTGTGGTGTTGCTACTTTTAGTTAATTAAATGATCTGAGAGATTCCTCAACCACTGAAGATTTGTACAatgccagtcaaaagtttggacacaccttctcattgaatggtttttctttatttttttattatttattttctacattgtagattaatattgaagacatccaaactatgaaggaacacatatggaattatgtggtaaacaaacaaatgctcaacaaaccagaatatgttttatattttagattcttcaaagtagttgaatgagaaggtgtgtccaaacttttgactggtactgtatgtaaaaccataaaaaaaacaaaaaaacaaaaacaaaagacatgcATTAAATATAACACAACACAAGAGacaaacaacataaaatgaattaaaacaaaccCTGATCTTGAAGTTAAACAGATCAAACTACCTCTCACCTATAtgggagacagacagtgtgtcTGTCCTGCAGTTTATCCTAATCCCTGAGAGGATGACCCTGATAAGCATTTTACATAAGCTGGAGCACAGACTAATGAGCTGCTGGGGCAACAGTGtgaaatacatataatacatataaaaagagaaataaagaagtGCAACATTGAgtttaaaatatttgtgaaagaatCAAGGGAGACATGCATAAACTtcttaaccctttcatgcatagaggtcactacagtggacagctattcaaatgttgtttttcttgtatatgcatgagGATTTCCATGCAAACAACCACACTTGCATGCACTTTCCATTAGATCTTGATACTCACTGCTTGTAGTCATCCGTCCAGGGCAGAGCCAGCCAGTCTCCGTGCATGTCGTGATAATATTCGACCATGTCATCGGTCGACTTGTCGGAGGAGACGAAAACTATCTCAAACTGAGCCGGAGGGTCgctctcctccaccagctccgtGTAGAAATCACACAGGATGGGTGTGAAGTCGCGACACGGCGGACACCATCCTGCAGAAAAGTAGATCCCCACCACTTTGTTCCTCAACGCCTCATCGGGATCCACCAAATCCCCGTCTTTATTCACCAGTGTCCGCCCGGTAAACACCTCCACCATGTCTGCTGAAGCCTCGGGCACGCTTTAAATCAAAGTGACAGCTCTCTGTGTCATTATTTCCTCGTTTCAACACCTCGTCGTCGGTCAGAAGAAGTGACGGAGGCTCTCCTACTTTCCTGCAATGTCTACCTGTCTGCAAAAGCTACTTACAAGCCAATCTTGTTTGTAAATCACCTGCGGACCAATGAGGACACAAGCAGACCGTGTTGTAGTTCATTAGCCATGTGGGTTTCAAGCTGCATTCAAACGCTGCTCGTATGCTAGTAATTTCCAGTTCGGCTGCAGCACGACGTCTCGCAGCGCTTTCAGGCAGCACCGGGCAGGCGCATGCGCAGAGCCAACGAACatacaagacaaaacaaaagcactttttttcttttcttttttaaacttcctGCTCTTCCTTCTACACAAACTCATAAAAGCAACTTGTAAACTGAATTCACAACACCAGAGCAATCCACcacaaataatactttttttccccaggtaGGCAACATGACAGCACAACATGGTCAAAATGGTTCAGAGGGGGTAGTGACCTTTAACCCCAACACATCACATTCACAGAATCCTCCCTGGTAGAAAATATAGGAAATCAACTGAATATGATGGGAAATATCAAGGAGGTGTCACTCAATTAAAGTCTctaacaacaaacaacaaacattatAAACTAATAAGTGGCACATGTTTTGGCTTTTTTAAAAGCGTTTAATAGCTGTATTGGAAACAAAAACGTTGTTTGATATATGTTActaacaacaaataaaagcattttctgTTCTCAGTATCTCTGGTTAATGTTTAATCTGTatttgaaacaataaaagcaactttttattgtattttaaacacatatcTGAGTATTGATTTTGTTCCTGTCTAATAGTAACAGAAAGGAAGTTTGTAGGATGTAACCTGAACCTCTAACTAGTGTGCTTGTAAGATTTTAATTTTCAATGTTATGAGTTAGCACATTACCTATCATATTCCATATTGGCCAATTTGAATAACCAATCATAATATGTAACTCGGACTATTTCTGAACATAGGTTTAAGCTTAATGATTTGAAATCTACAACCTacagtaaaaaatattgtttttcaggCTTAAAATGAACACTCGATGACTATATGTGCACATCTGCACTGTACCCCCCAAAAATGCTTTAGTCCTCCTTGTGGATAGTCATTTcgcaatgtttttgtttgaactgtcctcctcttctttctctttcgctctcttaacttcctcctcatctctccctTTTCCCACATCCTCCCATTTGTGGAAGTAAAACAAGACAgaggataaaaaagaaacaagccAGAATAGGGGAAGGAAGGTGTCTCCTTCATCAcctccttctcatcctccttCATTTCCTACTCTTTTGTATACTCTTGTCCTCGATGCTTCCTCCTGCCATTTTCCGTCACCTCACCCagtttcccctctctcttttccccctttttccacCTCCTTTGTCGCTCCTTTAACTTAACTTCCTCTTTCTACTGTCCTCCTTGTCCTGTTCACATTAACTGTCTATGTCTTCCCCCCTTATGAAACTCTTTCTCTGTATCCGTGGGGCAGTTTAAAGTTTGAGTAAAGtaagaataaaatgtatatctgtccatggggggggggggaaatcacaacaagaaacaaacagaaaacagaaaatgtagaGCAATCACACTTATACAATGAATACAATACAAGATTCATTTCTCTAAATACTGGAATTAGTGTATTAAGTACGTTTGGAGGCTAGTGTttacttcctcctctccttgtttctttactgaagtgGACTGAGGTCATTTGGAAAGAAACCCAGCCATTGTTTCTCCTCGAGCGGTCTGCTGCCCATTAGTGCAGTGAGCTCCTGTGTTGACAGACTGaaggggactttttttttaatactaggAATTCTTCTCTCCCCAAAATCAATTTCCTCCAACATGACCTCTAATTCCAATTTATCCAACATGCGTCGGCTGGTAGAACAACTGAAGCTCGAGGCCAGTGTGGAGAGAATCAAGGTAAAGACGGGGAAAAGATTATAAATCTAGAGAACCAGAGGGCTTAGGGTTTACTAATCAGCTTTTGGGGATTTGATTAACTTTGTAATGTTTACGCACTTGTGTTAGAacacattatattataattttttgcttttatcttatacaatttattcatttattggcCACCAACTTGTCTTTTGACAGCACGGTCATTCAACACTGTCTTAAcctatttgtttttctactctTATTCATCCTACACATTATGTATCTCAAAATAACACTaacccaaaacacaaaaatgtgtctgtctgctctttTCATACACTTTGAAATATTAGAAGTGTGTCAAATGTCAGATTTAGCTACTTGtagaatacaataaaataacatcTCCCAGAGTCTAAACATTggtgtgatgtgatgatgtcactcatTGTTGCTATATAGTACATTGTACTCCACATGTCCCACAGTCACATTCTTGACTCCTTTTCGCTTTTTATTCTGTTCAGCTTGCTTTgacatgtttgtgttattgttgttttaaatgctaAACTAACAACCGACCAAACAACAGTTAAAAAGCTATTATAAGGGATTTAAAATCATTAATTGATGAATTTATTAATGGTTAATGAATAATTGAACTGAGGCCTTAAATGCTTTTTCTAATTGGGGGAAATCCTCCTCAAGCATCAATCGTGCTTTGTCTTTTCAGCTCGTTAGTTCATTAGTGAGACCCCTCCTTATTAGTAAACTATGGTTAATAAAGGCTCCTGTGTTTCTAACTTTCTAATAAGCCTACAGCTAATTAATAAAGGCTAGACAAACAAAGCAAGTTTGTTGTTGTAGAAGCATCAACACATTAGGCAACCCGGTTCTTAGCATTAGTAAATGATATAATAGCCATTAATAAAGCCATTCATTAATAACTATAAATCCTTTATAGGGTCACTCATCAGAAAGAGGTAATTTATGTATAGATttgtctgtggttgtgtttccaGGTGTCCCAGGCTGCTGCAGAGCTCCAGCAGTACTGTCTGCAGAATGCAGGCAAAGACGCCCTGCTGGTGGGAGTCCCCACAGGCAGCAACCCCTTCAGAGAGCCACGCTCCTGTGCTGTAGTGTGAAGGTCAGTGTCATAAAAGTTTAAAGCCCTGAATTTGTGGTAAcgcatttttttaatatgtcagAATTTGAAATAAGGAATAAAAGAGATTTGCACTTTTGTTTGCAGTGGAAGAAGAAGTGGACACAACTGTGGCATCTCACTCACAGAAGAAACTATTTCCATGTTGTTTGTAACAATTCTTGTTTATGCgtttcattttaagaaaagtACATAAAAGATTAGcttttccaatttatttttcaaataaatgtcttgttttactACAGCAATAAAAGGGCATTACAGAAACCTACtgcttctatttttttatttagataacTTTTGTGTGCTAATGCTGCACAAGTGTGATCTCTCTTTCATACAGTGGAAAGCTTTGTAAAATCTATGGATTTTACAAAGCGGATGTTTATAGCCGGGCTTTAGATCACGCCTTGGAATCTCTCGGCATCATAGCTTCCTGATGTTCGGTCTAAGTTAGGAGCACAGCCAGAGAGAGGAAACGGCGTCTTCCTGTTCAAAACTGCAAAGACACTCAGCAGAGAGTCACACTTTACTCAGAGTTTGAgcttttaaagattttggacCTCATTACCGAGCTCAAGGCCatgattataaataaaacatgaatcacTAGAGTATGGGAATTGGATATTatgaatcatgttttatttatggatGTTTAGTCAAGTgtctgtttaatttatttatttgcaaatgGACTTTATAAAATTCAGCATATATATTTGTAGATGTAGCGGATTGCCCCAAAAACAGTCTACATAAGCATTAAAGAGGTCTAGCCAGTCATGAGACGGCTCTCCACTTGTCATTTCCTTTTCCTCTCGGTACACTGTTCAGGGACGAGTCTCAATAGTTTTCCTTGTTTGATGCCTCCTTTCCTAACAACCTTTGTTCAAACGTACTGCAGCCTTAACCACAATGAGCACATCAGATGctcctgttttttaaaagttctcACATGAGAATGAGCAGAAACAGAACTGGATGCAGAAAATTAACATTATCTGAGAAACCAATCTTGAGCTTGTACATTTGTAACcctaaataaaatgcaaaaatgcatgATTTTTGAAAGACAAAAGCTTTACTTTGGCTTCACTGCGTCCTGTTCTGGAGCCTTAATCAAATTACCAGAGTGTAAAACTGTATTTTCACACATCAATTGTTTCCTTCTTTTGATGAAAAACGTATTTTCTAATGCTTATCCTGTCGtttctcatgttttctttcccctAAATGAGTGGCCTTTTCctcatatttaaattaaaatcctCAAAAACACCGTGAGAGGGATTGGTTTAATCATAAACTTAGAAACCATAACTTAACCAGTAGAACATTCTAAGGTGTGATGTTGAAACtagttatttaattattaaaggCAAGTGTCAACTTATGCCATCTGCAGGTCATGTCTGGAGAACAAAAAATGTCTCTCTTCACTTCTCCTTAAACAGCCCAGCCAGTGgcggaagaagtattcagatactttacttTAGACGGAGCAGTACTACAACGTAGTAAAAcccaattacattttaaattcatgcaTTGAAAATGCTACGTAGGTAAGAATAAAGTACCATCAGCAAAATGCGCTTAAAGTATTACAAGTTAAAGTACTCAATTTAGAAAAATTCCATGTGAGTGTCAAACTATTAcaaattttataattttataagaTTTTTATCACTGTATTttaatactatattatataaatgCTTAATATTTTCTAAGCGtatcatatgttttgtttgtaaaatccAAATTTGTAGAAGTAATTAATAACTACAGCTGTCGcataaaaaacagcagagaaaaaagtacaatactttcTTTTGCAATGTAgtgaagtataaagtagaataaaaaGGATATACTCAGgtcaagtaaaagtagcagttgTTACCATTTGAACTTTCACTTTAAAATCAGTTGAGTCATACCCTGCAGGAATCAGTCGAGACCAACAAGAAGTCCAGATTTTGGACCAGGAAACATCTAAAACAGGTAATATGCATGTGCACGTACCCCTCAGGAGACAACagaattgaaaatataaataggAATTGCTCAGCTGTTAAACTGGTCGTTGTTCATTGTCAATGAGTTTTATCTGCCTGCCGCTTCATTCTTAAGAAAAGGAAAGCCAGGTATAAAGGCGCAGTTGTTCTTTGAGGAAGAAATAACCTGCATAGCTTGAATGGAGTCGTATTCTCCTTTAAAGGTGTAGGCGgggagcagagagcagagttGGGTTTCAGTGCCACCCCTTTTTTTTAGAtctattctcacacacacacagacgctgTGGTGCAGTCCAGTCAGTCCAGACAGACACCTtcagctatgtgtgtgtgctctggcTACAGCCTCAAGCTTTACTGGAT from Anoplopoma fimbria isolate UVic2021 breed Golden Eagle Sablefish chromosome 14, Afim_UVic_2022, whole genome shotgun sequence encodes the following:
- the nxnl2 gene encoding nucleoredoxin-like protein 2 — protein: MVEVFTGRTLVNKDGDLVDPDEALRNKVVGIYFSAGWCPPCRDFTPILCDFYTELVEESDPPAQFEIVFVSSDKSTDDMVEYYHDMHGDWLALPWTDDYKHELKQRYKITAVPKLVIVKENGDVITEKGRKQIRDRGLACFRSWLDAAEIFQNFKG
- the gng10 gene encoding guanine nucleotide-binding protein G(I)/G(S)/G(O) subunit gamma-10 produces the protein MTSNSNLSNMRRLVEQLKLEASVERIKVSQAAAELQQYCLQNAGKDALLVGVPTGSNPFREPRSCAVV